The Thermodesulfobacteriota bacterium genome contains the following window.
GCGTATCCTTGCCCCCATGGAAGCCATGCCGCTTTATAACGCCGGCAAAACCGCGCCCCTTACTAATCCCCGCCACATCTATTTTTTCGCCAACCTCAAAGTTTTCTACCGTGACCTCCTGTCCTAATTCATAGGACTCGAGTTCCTCGCCATCAATAGAAAACTCACGCAAGTAACGGTAACATCCCTTGCCTGCTTTTTTAAAATGGCCGGCCTCTGGTTTAGTCACACGACTTTCCTTCTGAGGCATAAAACCCAACTGGACAGCATTGTAGCCATCCTTCTCTCTGGTTTTTTTCTGGATAATAGTACAAGGCCCTGCCTCTACCACCGTTACCGGAATGGAATGTCCCTCTTCCGAAAAAATACGGGCCGTTCCCAGCTTACGCGCTAGCATTCCCCTGATCATCTCTTCATCCTATAACCTTCAGATTTTAAACGAAAAATCTTCTAGAGTTTTATCTCGACATCGACCCCGGCCGAAAGTTCCAGTTTCATAAGGGCGTCGATGGTTTGTTGCGTCGGCTCCAAAATATCCAGAAGCCTTTTATGTGTCCGAATTTCGAACTGCTCTCTGGACTTTTTATCCACATGGGGAGAGCGCAAGACACAATACTTGTTAATTACCGTAGGTAGAGGAATGGGCCCCGCCACCTTCCCCCCGGCACGCCTCACTGTTTCCACAATCTCAGCCGTAGACTGATCCAAAAGGTTATGATCATAACCCTTCAAACGGATACGAATTTTATGGTTTTGAATCATATTTCTTTCCCATCCTGATGCCAGGAAATTATTTTATTCCATTATTTCGCTGATGACGCCTGCCCCAACGGTGCGTCCACCCTCTCGAATAGCAAACCTGAGTTCCTTCTCCATCGCTATCGGTGTGATTAAATCCACCTCCATCGATACATTGTCCCC
Protein-coding sequences here:
- the rplC gene encoding 50S ribosomal protein L3; the encoded protein is MIRGMLARKLGTARIFSEEGHSIPVTVVEAGPCTIIQKKTREKDGYNAVQLGFMPQKESRVTKPEAGHFKKAGKGCYRYLREFSIDGEELESYELGQEVTVENFEVGEKIDVAGISKGRGFAGVIKRHGFHGGKDTHGSMSHRVVGSIGASSFPSRVIKGKKMPGHMGNSRVTVKNLTILDVRPDENLLVLKGSVPGSKNGLLLIHKCL
- the rpsJ gene encoding 30S ribosomal protein S10 translates to MQNHKIRIRLKGYDHNLLDQSTAEIVETVRRAGGKVAGPIPLPTVINKYCVLRSPHVDKKSREQFEIRTHKRLLDILEPTQQTIDALMKLELSAGVDVEIKL